Proteins from one Corallococcus exiguus genomic window:
- a CDS encoding Tox-REase-5 domain-containing protein, translated as MRAEALWVCLAVLVTGCTPLRPVSGRSLSYTPRTVAVEASPEASSHAAIVEPAEEMPRLHRRKAIRQEGTGASPGRVAVAASPALQEDVWEKLLTDAGLEAGDERPLPGGSLTSMQAARLLTLLLRKPVTLGTFPARMAVGQVLREVLAEGAVSRDDLSRRVERYSRVAVLRPDGYLAWVWNGRTQQKAGAVEWKDGAFRAGPFELGRFYVSNGFVFQLADEQLAPVNGPVFVEVYSDADIIGRTLDGAEAAVVKLALALGKFFTYPLDSVTALKDLPAGVAALLASSPEYFERFRFMSRGDQMRTVAELATNLLLTTGSATSATRTVTGALTGAEATVPVLSLSAQGALTIERVSVPVGRAASVLGGGPGAAIVLQRASTATQGGAPSKGPGQWGPVKESMKPRARRYQEQITGHTADEAYWVGGTSTQAGGVKFDGFKDGVLLEAKGPGYAKFFDGLEPKAWFKNSGAADLVAQAKRQNEIVRGMGILIEWHVAEAGAAQAIEWLLESETISVIKVIHTPAR; from the coding sequence GTGCGCGCTGAGGCTTTGTGGGTGTGCCTGGCCGTGCTCGTCACTGGCTGCACCCCGCTGCGGCCCGTGTCCGGCAGGAGCCTGAGCTACACGCCGCGCACGGTCGCGGTTGAAGCATCCCCTGAAGCATCCTCGCACGCAGCCATCGTCGAGCCCGCGGAGGAGATGCCTCGGCTGCACCGTCGCAAGGCCATCCGCCAAGAGGGAACGGGCGCGAGTCCAGGCCGTGTGGCCGTGGCCGCGAGTCCGGCACTCCAGGAGGATGTCTGGGAGAAGTTGCTGACGGACGCGGGGCTGGAAGCGGGCGACGAACGGCCGCTGCCGGGAGGATCGCTCACCTCCATGCAGGCGGCGCGGCTCCTGACCCTGCTGCTGCGCAAGCCCGTGACGCTGGGAACGTTTCCCGCCCGTATGGCCGTGGGACAGGTGTTGCGCGAGGTGCTGGCGGAAGGCGCGGTGTCGCGCGACGACCTGTCGCGCAGGGTCGAGCGCTACAGCCGGGTCGCGGTGTTGCGGCCAGACGGCTACCTCGCCTGGGTGTGGAATGGCCGCACGCAGCAGAAGGCCGGAGCCGTGGAGTGGAAGGACGGCGCGTTCCGGGCAGGCCCCTTCGAACTGGGCCGCTTCTACGTGAGCAATGGTTTCGTCTTCCAGCTCGCGGACGAGCAGCTGGCGCCAGTGAACGGTCCGGTGTTCGTCGAGGTGTATAGCGACGCCGACATCATTGGCAGGACGCTGGACGGGGCGGAAGCCGCGGTCGTGAAGCTGGCGCTCGCGCTGGGGAAGTTCTTCACGTACCCGTTGGACAGCGTCACCGCGTTGAAGGACCTGCCCGCGGGAGTGGCCGCGCTCCTCGCGTCATCGCCCGAGTACTTCGAGCGCTTCCGGTTCATGTCTCGAGGCGACCAGATGCGGACCGTGGCCGAGCTGGCCACGAACCTCCTCCTGACCACAGGCTCCGCGACATCCGCGACGCGAACAGTGACAGGAGCCCTGACGGGTGCCGAAGCAACGGTGCCGGTCCTGTCGCTGTCCGCGCAAGGAGCGCTCACCATCGAGCGTGTCTCGGTGCCTGTAGGCCGCGCGGCCTCGGTTCTTGGGGGAGGGCCAGGGGCGGCCATCGTCCTCCAGCGTGCGTCCACGGCGACGCAGGGAGGTGCCCCCTCCAAGGGCCCCGGCCAATGGGGACCCGTGAAGGAGTCCATGAAGCCGCGTGCCCGGCGCTACCAGGAGCAGATCACGGGGCACACAGCGGATGAGGCGTACTGGGTGGGAGGCACCAGCACGCAAGCCGGAGGAGTGAAGTTCGACGGTTTCAAGGACGGCGTGCTACTGGAGGCCAAGGGGCCCGGCTACGCGAAGTTCTTCGACGGCCTGGAGCCCAAGGCGTGGTTCAAGAATTCAGGTGCGGCTGACCTTGTTGCACAAGCAAAGCGCCAGAATGAGATCGTTCGAGGCATGGGTATCCTCATTGAGTGGCATGTGGCGGAAGCCGGGGCCGCCCAGGCCATTGAATGGTTGCTTGAGAGCGAAACCATCAGCGTTATCAAGGTCATCCACACCCCAGCGCGCTGA
- a CDS encoding immunity 52 family protein produces the protein MTASFETTTWPEMYYAGAYWGPREESPEECARRTAEFLNLLSPYDPLLATWYKPTRSLKDVRKYPLMPPDLSTLTELFRRGVNRERGGPVFASLGFSFSFGNGGLETDGVHLRMTCGCYSEVNANVCVMSLPSKGPHTERLMSVPVLSGVLRSMALALDPDWAVAGSHEYRKQMNADSTAGAFVGWVTYQSRRRGTVPPLPAPVRIEPVEDKGALIILSPERISARNPEHIEQGHRIGALLAKAGLMRPVMP, from the coding sequence GTGACCGCAAGCTTCGAAACCACAACCTGGCCTGAGATGTACTACGCAGGTGCCTATTGGGGACCGCGCGAGGAATCTCCCGAAGAGTGCGCGCGGCGCACGGCGGAGTTTCTCAACTTGCTTTCGCCGTACGATCCGCTCCTGGCAACTTGGTACAAGCCTACCCGGTCACTCAAGGACGTGCGCAAGTACCCGCTGATGCCACCTGACCTCAGCACTCTCACGGAGTTGTTCCGACGCGGGGTGAATCGAGAAAGGGGCGGGCCGGTCTTTGCATCGCTCGGCTTTAGTTTCTCGTTTGGCAATGGCGGGCTGGAGACTGACGGTGTGCACCTGCGAATGACTTGTGGCTGTTACAGTGAGGTCAATGCCAACGTCTGTGTCATGTCCCTTCCGAGTAAGGGCCCCCATACAGAGCGGCTGATGTCAGTGCCCGTGTTGAGCGGAGTGCTGCGCAGCATGGCGCTCGCTCTCGACCCTGACTGGGCGGTCGCCGGATCTCATGAGTACCGCAAGCAGATGAACGCGGACTCGACAGCAGGTGCGTTCGTCGGTTGGGTCACGTACCAGTCGCGACGCCGGGGGACAGTGCCACCGCTTCCCGCGCCAGTCCGCATTGAGCCAGTTGAGGACAAGGGCGCGCTCATCATCCTCTCGCCAGAGCGCATCTCCGCGAGGAACCCCGAGCACATCGAGCAGGGCCACCGTATCGGAGCACTGCTGGCCAAAGCAGGGCTCATGCGGCCCGTCATGCCCTGA
- a CDS encoding DUF2381 family protein, with protein sequence MLLFLVPFLAAADGGASDKQACTDVGLAVLLSEKILGQGGVQTLEMEELVTSPSGGDFRVRSFRSVRRVAVQLEFSGGMPLSGKATRAVLSGPNHQALKVVEVIERDPDSEIGSAMIIVEAEAQPREARGVYTLELLDAEGTRLLVLPGVRFPSI encoded by the coding sequence GTGCTCCTGTTCCTGGTTCCGTTTCTGGCAGCCGCGGATGGAGGCGCGTCCGACAAGCAGGCCTGCACCGACGTGGGGCTGGCAGTGCTCCTCTCCGAAAAGATCCTGGGGCAAGGAGGAGTCCAGACGTTGGAAATGGAGGAACTCGTCACGAGTCCCTCAGGCGGAGATTTCCGTGTCAGGAGCTTCCGCTCTGTACGCCGGGTCGCCGTGCAGTTGGAGTTCTCTGGAGGGATGCCGCTCTCCGGCAAAGCCACCAGGGCGGTCCTCAGTGGACCGAACCATCAGGCCTTGAAGGTCGTGGAAGTCATCGAGCGGGATCCAGACTCCGAAATCGGATCCGCCATGATCATCGTTGAAGCCGAAGCGCAGCCCCGGGAAGCTCGCGGTGTCTACACGCTGGAACTTTTGGACGCGGAAGGCACACGGCTGCTCGTCCTTCCAGGAGTGCGGTTTCCTTCCATTTGA
- a CDS encoding serine/threonine protein kinase yields the protein MRPWESMGQEGSQVFPGALQPGAVVGRWRVQGTLGVGGYGAVYRVEPLDAPGRSFALKLSLHPDPARALREMALLLDRAWHPNVVRVHATGRWPDPVEGLPYFVMDCVEGMALHLWTETVNPTFRQVAMVGGSVAMTLGVLHARGVLHRDLKPEHILIRAREQVPVLIDFGAGDQTGAATLTTTTLPPGTLHLRSPEAIRFQQRHWRQPELRYPYREADDLYALGVCLYRAVTGHYPFPPGQEPELLAVAITERLPPSPRDINPQVPEPLSRAILRLLEKEPEQRPRTGEVAHSELMRGLLSGGAAAFEAHLFDEIPGTPNQIRRPAWPAQPYLKPAPRPRPVPEPVAPRRFPAWGWVGVVVCLGLLLAGPGTWEVLLRGWTPHTTPGVPESVSAPVGHKLAITPDRPHSVPVAAPVAAQKEEHAPVTTKPPAPPSPKPARALKTAALATCMAGMACASAPLVDRPTPPAEDCPLDAQAAMQKLEIEGVQWAAKLEPTVRSRLVTVREGRAAVYTHGAEGRVRHGSMLTGTLYVGSKRVYGRFTQLRQEKTGETFPVCVELWFNPDRTRGVPRSEGGDENTAIVPNLISVKGVWRYDE from the coding sequence ATGCGACCCTGGGAGTCCATGGGTCAGGAAGGGTCACAGGTGTTCCCGGGGGCGCTCCAGCCCGGCGCGGTGGTGGGGCGCTGGCGCGTGCAGGGGACGCTGGGAGTGGGCGGGTACGGCGCGGTCTACCGGGTGGAGCCGCTGGACGCGCCGGGGCGGAGCTTCGCGCTCAAGCTGTCGCTGCATCCGGACCCGGCCCGGGCGCTGCGGGAGATGGCGCTGTTGTTGGACCGGGCGTGGCATCCGAACGTGGTGCGGGTGCATGCCACGGGGCGGTGGCCGGATCCGGTGGAGGGGCTGCCGTACTTCGTCATGGACTGCGTGGAGGGGATGGCGCTCCACCTCTGGACGGAGACGGTCAACCCCACGTTCCGGCAGGTGGCCATGGTGGGCGGCTCGGTGGCGATGACACTGGGCGTGCTGCATGCGCGAGGCGTGCTGCACCGCGACCTGAAGCCGGAGCACATCCTGATCCGCGCGAGGGAGCAGGTGCCGGTGCTCATCGACTTCGGGGCGGGTGACCAGACGGGGGCCGCGACGCTCACGACCACCACCCTGCCCCCGGGGACGCTGCACCTGCGCAGTCCAGAGGCCATCCGGTTCCAGCAGCGCCACTGGAGGCAGCCGGAGCTGCGCTATCCGTACCGGGAGGCGGATGACCTGTATGCCCTGGGTGTGTGCCTGTACCGGGCCGTCACGGGGCACTACCCGTTCCCGCCGGGGCAGGAGCCGGAGCTGCTGGCGGTGGCCATCACGGAGCGGCTGCCGCCGTCTCCCCGGGACATCAACCCCCAGGTGCCGGAGCCCCTGTCGAGGGCCATCCTGCGGCTGTTGGAGAAGGAGCCGGAACAGAGGCCTCGCACGGGGGAGGTAGCGCACTCGGAGCTGATGCGAGGGCTGCTCTCGGGTGGAGCGGCGGCGTTCGAGGCGCACCTCTTCGACGAAATTCCGGGCACGCCGAATCAGATCCGCCGTCCGGCGTGGCCCGCGCAGCCGTACCTGAAGCCCGCGCCAAGGCCCCGGCCTGTTCCCGAGCCGGTGGCCCCGCGTCGGTTCCCGGCCTGGGGGTGGGTGGGCGTGGTGGTGTGCCTGGGATTGCTGCTGGCGGGACCCGGGACCTGGGAGGTCCTGCTTCGGGGGTGGACTCCACATACAACCCCAGGGGTCCCAGAGAGTGTTTCCGCCCCTGTTGGTCATAAATTAGCGATCACGCCGGACCGCCCGCACAGTGTTCCCGTCGCCGCCCCCGTGGCAGCGCAGAAAGAGGAACACGCTCCCGTGACGACCAAGCCCCCTGCCCCGCCGTCTCCAAAGCCTGCCCGTGCACTCAAGACCGCTGCGCTTGCGACCTGTATGGCGGGCATGGCCTGCGCCAGCGCCCCCCTGGTGGATCGTCCCACGCCTCCCGCCGAGGACTGTCCATTGGATGCGCAGGCGGCGATGCAGAAGCTGGAAATCGAAGGCGTGCAGTGGGCTGCCAAGCTCGAGCCGACTGTGCGCTCCAGGCTCGTCACCGTCCGCGAGGGACGTGCTGCCGTGTACACGCATGGCGCAGAGGGGCGCGTCAGGCACGGTTCCATGCTGACGGGCACGCTCTATGTGGGTTCCAAACGGGTCTACGGCCGTTTCACCCAACTGCGTCAGGAAAAGACCGGTGAAACATTTCCTGTCTGTGTCGAACTCTGGTTCAACCCGGATCGCACGCGGGGCGTTCCTCGCAGTGAAGGGGGGGACGAGAACACCGCCATCGTTCCCAACCTGATATCCGTGAAGGGCGTGTGGCGGTACGACGAATAG